The Prinia subflava isolate CZ2003 ecotype Zambia chromosome 23, Cam_Psub_1.2, whole genome shotgun sequence region cttatcactctctacaactccctgaaaggtggttgtacTCAGGTTGGGGTCGGTCTCTGCTCCCAGGCAActactgacagaacaagaggacacagacTTAAGCAGCACCAGCGGAAGTTTACATcagacatcagaaaaaaaatcttaactgAAAGAATGATTGAGTGCTGGAATTgtttgcccagggaagtggtggagtcaccagcCCTGGATGTGTTCACAAAAAGACTgagtgccatggtttagttgatgaGGAGGTGTTAGGTCATAGGTTGAACAAAATGATtgtaaaggtcttttccagcctagtTCATTCTGGGTTTTGCTGAGTGTACATTGCAGGGGTCGCCAGTACTGTTAATTTAGATTCCTCCCACCCAGCTCAGGGTCCCACACCTGAGCCAtatggaaaggaagaaaatctaCTGCCACACCAGAGACACTTTTCCTGATCAACCCTGGAACATCTGGATAACCCCTGTCCATCATCTCGGGGCACAGGAAACTGTGTTAGAATCAAAAGTTCTCACAAAACAAGAGAGACtgcaaaggaagaagaaactgCCTGCAAAGCTGCAATCTATTCCTTAGTTACAGCTGAATATTTTAAACCCCAGCTTTATTATTGCTGGAGCTGCCTCATTTCCCTGGCACAAGGTGTTAGTCACAGAGGGCTGTGGAGCCCATTCCCATTGTTCCCGAGCTCCCTGGGCTGCTATAAAAGGCTGCCAAGGGCACTCGGTGTCACTGCACTGGAGCAGCACCacggggctggcaggaggctctgcaggTCAGGGCTGCACTGGATCCAAACACCACCAGCAGTAAGTGGATAATGTTCCTTTTGTAACTGGGAGATGCTTTTAATTAATGTAGAGTTAACTGTTGATCAGAGCAGCAAAGTGTCATTTCTCTATTGTGTCTGCATTAGCATAACTTAAAATATCCCTCAGCATTTAATACACACTTCTCCATGTATATTTATGTGCATGTATCTGCATTTAATACACGTTTTTCATCAGAACTAATACCCACTTGTTACTTCACATCTAGTTTGATTTCAATATATTAACCAAGAAAATTACTCACAAATTACTGGGGCAGACTTATTAAGAATGAGCTTGTTACAAGCAAATACAGAATTGATGTGTATTTATGTTCTATTAAtgtataatttgtttttttatcCAGCCACTGACAATATTCAAGTTAGTATGAAGACAAGTCATTTGAGGAGATGCTGAGGTTTTTATTATCCCAATTTTCTTCTGCACAGAAAGAATTATTCCTTCAAAAAAATTGTACAGGAAATTGTCTTTACTACTCTTACACAACAATTTAAATGCtgcaacttttttttgttgcccctccaggttttgatgtaaaAATTAATACAGGATTTGCTGGTAGATGGATAAAGGATTTGCTGGAGCCAATCCTAAAACAGTCATTACTaccaaaaatgaagaaattttagGGCTAGACCTGGCAATAAAGGTGTTGTAGGGCTGAAGAGATGGGTAGATATGGGTGCACCATGAGCAGATACAGAGCTGGATGAAATTATAACATAGATTAAAGTAACCATCGCACAATTACATCTTCTAGTTGTCTCTTCCCTAAGCCAGAAATTCACTTCTTCACAGAACAGAAATCCAGTATCAGTCTAATGTAATCCTGGATATTTAGGGGTCAGCATGGAAAAGGTTCTGTTCTTGAAGGCCCAAACCCCAGGGCTGTGAACACCTTTTAACTTGATATGCCTACTCCAGCCTTAAATACCTTTTGAGTTTCATGATTTTCAGTAATCCCGATCTTTGTGTCAATTTGCTGTGAAGTTTTTTAATCAGGAGGGTCTCTTCCAAgtcctgaaataattttctgtgcttGCAAATGCACAAGAGTTCAAAATGTTCTATCAAGAGGCAACAGTGGGAAAGGAGATTTAGGACTCTAAGCAAGGAAATGTAGAAATATCCTGTGAATCCCACCTGTCCTCTCCTGTGTATGTTACAAATCCACGGGTCCGGGATGATGTGGGAGGTCCTGGGATGCTTTACCACAGCACAGTGCTCCTCTCTCACCCCTGCTTAAAGGCTGAAATTGATTTTGTCAGGTGAAAGCAAGAACAGAGGGAAAGATTTCTGATCCACCATCAGCTTCTCGTCCTGTGGAGCTGtttaaaagaagagagaaaatgttcCTGCCCCAGAGATCTCTGCAGACAGTTACACTTTTGGCAAttcttttttttgcctgttttgcAATGTGCCAAGACCTTGAAAAGTAAGCAATGTTACCTTTTTACTTCATTGATATCATTAGAAAACTGCTCACTTTTGATTCCATGGGCTGTGTTCTGAATTGCTTTTGGTTACTCCAGGCATGCCAGAAGAAGAATTCCATGTATTTGATACAGCACCATTTTACCTCACCCTCTCTGCAGTATAAAATTAGACCAATTGCGTATTTAGATGTGTAACATGGACCACATTTCAGTTGTCACTTTTAAACACAGTGTAGCAAATCACATAAGGATGTTCAACAGAAGCCATGGAGATGGCACATGCTGAAATTCCATATTTAGGTTCCCATTCAGATCCaaatctgcagcaggagcctATAGCTGCAGTTAGATcatctctgagcagcctggaatCCTGAAACATTTGCATCTGAGATTTCGCCTGCCCTCCTCCGTCAAGAGTTGACTCAAAAATTTTAGTGTATCTGAAGAAAATAGgagtttggttttatttcatagATATCAGTGATTTCAGGTAAATTACTCCCGAGTTACAACTCTGggaggaaagaaacaaacccaagagTCCCATAACACTGAGGTGATGGAAAGGGAACTTTATTCTGCTATTGAAACCTCTGTAAAGAATCTAAATTTGGGAAAGGCCAAATTGTCAATCTCCCCAGTTTACCCTTCTTTAAAAAGAGCAGATTGAAGGTCCACCTTTGGGAATAGCACAGCATTTCAGCTTCCCATCTGCAGGGTTCTCTAGGCTGCTGGAGCCTGAGGCACCTCCGGTGCTCCTCAGCGCAGAGAAGCACCGGGGACGCCCGGATGCGAACCGGCATCTCCCGCCGCTgaccccgtgtcccctcccttGCAGCAGGAGGGCAGTGACCGAGCACCAGCTCATGCACGACAAAGGGCGGGCGGCCCAGGGGCTGAAGCGCCTGCGGTGGCTGCACCACGCCCTGGGGGCCGTGCACACcgccagcagcagggacatccCCGTCCCCAACGCCGCGTGGGATGCGCACAAGAGCCGAGATCCCTCAGATTTCAACAGCAACCACGGAGAGGAGGCTTCAAGCTTCATGAAACAGCTGCTGGAACCGATGGAAGCTCAGGGCTTCGTCCCACTGAAGCAGCTGGATGGGAAAATCCCACAGGGTAACTGGAACCCACAGCGCCTTTTCGACCCCCTTTGATTACTccccccagtgccagcccagcccagtgtCTGTCCCTCGCTTTACACGTGCACTGCTGGAGGAACGGCTCCAGCGCAAAGGtgaacagcaaaatgaaaacccTTAACTGCATTCCCTCCTCCCGGTGTTCACACAGAGCCCCACGCAGGGCAGATCCTCTCCCATCTGTGAGATGCGTCCCCTCTCTTCCCTCACCCTGTGTGTCTTGGATGTCCTCGAGATGCCGCAGCCcgctggagctcctggagctcgcACATAGCAGGAAGTCTGGGTCATTAATCTGCACATTCACAGGCTCATTCACAGCCCAGTGTTTTGACTCTCGAAGAACTTTACCTCTAAATACAGGTTCTCTTCCATTCACGCCTGCCTGCAGTAATTTCACACTCTGTTCTAGTAATCACTTTTCTTATACTGTAGTTACAAAGGCTTTTTCCTGCTCCTTAGCCTGCAGACTGTGTTTAGCATCTTGGACCAGTCAAGTTTTCCTTCGTTTTCCCAGGTAGAAATGGGCAGTGATTCCCAGTCAGCCAAAGTCCCAGACATCCACCTTGTTCGGCTGGTGCCAGAGGTGAGAATGAGCTTTCAGGGTCCCTCTTTGAGCCTTTTGTTCCACgcttccctttctttcttcagGTGAAATCCCTCCAagagctcccacagcagcaggaaaacagattCATGAGGCCACCTGTGTTTCATGAGAGGCACCACTGGATTTTGCTGTTCACCTTTGATAACAAATTGACCATCTCTGTCTGAGCAAAGCTAGATCCAGTTTAACTGTAAAGTCAgtctttcagaaattaaatctgTCATGTGTGTTAAAAGTCTATCAGCATTTCCATTGAGTAGGGACTCTACACACTGTTTTAAAGCCTGAAATTCCTCTGTTGCTGATAGACTTCAACTGTATTGAATGGAGTTCTCAATGATTAAAATGCGAACAATAAAACCCGTTTTCACCCTcttaattgcctttttttccctagaaatgTGAATAAAATGAAGCATAAGGACATTTTCCCAATGTCTCTACACATCTGGGATGAGTATGGGAACACTTTCTTCTGTTATGTCATTCCTCACAGCTCCCTATTAGGTGCCCAAGGCCTGTCAAACCAATGTTGAAGCCAATGGTTTCAGACATTCCTCATGAGCCGGGAGGAGGGAGATTAAGAAGGGTAGTACAGCCCAAGCTGTACGATGAgtttgctgagctgggctgtgggattCCTCATCAGAGGCAGAGGATGGAGCCCCGGGGGCCTGACTGTGACAGCTCAAACCACTGGGAAATGATCCTGTCTTGCCCAGCACACTGGATCAgcctctctgtccctgcagatgCAGTTTCCTCTGGGACTGAGGGGTTGTCCTTGACCCCCGGGAGGCAGAGGGGACTGCTGGTGGCTCGGTGGCCTCTGTCCCTGGGCACGCCGTGCTCCTGTGGCCATTGGGTGATGTGTATAACCTCTACGGGGATGGGGACAACCAGCCTCCCCTGGACGGCGAGcccaggctctgtgctgggaggctgCGGGTCACAGCACCACTGCGGGAAGGAGGGAACTTATGCAGgcagccaggccaggggagTTAccccaggagcatcccagcaGCACCGCGGGCAGGCCGGCACCGCAGAGCTCACAGCGCCGCTGCCTCTGCCCGGACCCAGGGGACAGCGAGGGCTGATGTGCCCCCGCCGCCCCTCCAGCCGCGCCCGCTGCCCGGTCCCGCTGCCCGGTCCCGCTGCCCGGTCCCGCTGCCCggtcccgcagccccgggcgggcacggcccgagcccagcgcggggccgggcgcggcgcAGGCGCTgccggcgggggcgggcgggcgcggggccccgcccgggcggggcgggccgggctcGGGGCGCCTGCGCTGCCGTAGCGGTCCCTGGGCCGCCCGTCCCGGCCGGGTCGCTGTCGGTGCGGGGGGCGGCGGTAGCGGCGCGGGGCGAGCCCCCGGTCCCGAGCCCCCCACCCGCCTCTCCGCAGCCGCCTCGCCGGGACCCCGCCTCgcctgcagctcctgccgcCCCTCCGGGGGCTCCGGGTAAGCCGCTCCCGCCGTGTTCCCGTgggcgccccccgcccggcgcTCCGCATGCCCTCCCCGCCTTCCTCTTTGCCTCCCTCCCCGCGGCCCCTTTGCTGCTCcgggggagcggagcgggggcGGCCACCCGGAGCCCCGGGGCGCTGCGGGCCGGGGTCCATCCGGCGCCGGGTGCCGCTCCCGCGGGGCGGCCGCGCTGcgggcccggggctcccccgcTCCTCCTCTGTTGCTGGCTCGGGCTCCCTTTGTCCTCTCCCGGGGATGCTGCCGGGCTCATCCGCCGGTcgggccgcggggccgccaCCCCAGTGCCACGCCGGTGTCACCTCCCGGGTCGAGCCCCGGTGCGGGGGCGTCCGGCCCCGCTCCGTCCCGCGGCCCCCGGGGTGATGGGTGGGCTCGGAGCGCCCATCCCCGTGGAAGTGCCCCGAGCACCAACAGGTGGTTTGGCACCGACactttctcatttctttcccttccctttttctcctgcaCCCCATTCTGTCCGATTTTCCTGGTTTGATCTCTAGGAAGTGAAAACCGCCCATGACTTTTACACCTCCCGCTCACCACCTCAGGGTGCAACCCCCCATCTCCGGGTGTCCAACCCCATTTCTGGGGCTGTCACCTCCGAGGGTGTGACCCCATATCCAGGGGCACTCGCAGAGTGTGACCCCCCCACTTGTCTGTGTcactctgagctgctcctccatAAAGCCGTGACCCCACCTCACATAAAGCCGTAATTCCATCTCAAAAGTCACACAGATCctcaccagctcctgtcccgCGGGGAGCCTGCGAAGGCGGCACACACGGAGCTGCtgtctgggagggaggtggATTGCGGGGTGTAAAAACCTGCAAAAACTGAACAGAAAGAGTCATTTGAGTGTGTTGGCAGTGCCTGGGGTTGTAAAAATAGGAAGTGTCTCACCTGTTTTGTCTGCAATTTCTAGTAATAGTTGCAAAACTCTGTTACCTTACTGCGAGTTATGTGGtgcccaggaggagcagggtaAGGCGCAGTTGGACATTTGaaatctttggggttttttgtgcgTATCAGGAAATAGAGCTGGGGTGTCAAATATCCTGAAACTGCTGCTGACTGAGGGTACCACACTTCAGTATTTATATACTCTATTGTCAGAAATAAAAGGATATTCAGATATATATcttgcttaaaaataaatatgtcaCAGACTTGGGTTTGGATTTTGGGCTATTTTTTAACCTACAACTTGCTTAAAGGCAGTGATCCTCTGGATTTGGTCAAATTTCTCTGAGAAAACATCGAGTGAAAGTGCTTAAGGGCAAGTAAATGCCCTTTTTGCTCATTCCTCAGTTGCTCTGTTATTGGGATGACTTTCAGGATTTAGATAAATTTCACAGCAGAGGAACCAGTAGGCAACTGGTGGAATTATTTCTGCAGGGGTTATGGGAAGAATAACTTCTGGATTAGATGCTTCAGTGTGATCTTCCTGAGTTTTGAACATTCATTAAAGATAGAACGTGGTGGGAGCAATAAACATTTGCAGTACTGGCTGAAATTGTGGTTTTTGAGGCACAAACTTTCTTAAGTTTCCTTCCCTCTAATTTCAGATCAAAAACGTTCAAAACAGGAAGTTTGACTTGTACCTTTTATTTTGTAAGACTTTTCCCTGCTCAGCTTAGACCGGTGATGTTGTTAAAATCTGAACTCTGTGATTAAGCATCACTTACTGGCTTTGGGCTCGTGTTTGAGGATTATTTATCATTTATAATGTTTGAtgttcctccctcctcctttcgTGCCAGCCATGGCCATGACAGGCCCCACGCCGTGCTCGTCCATGAGTAACCACACCAAGGAGAGAGTCACGATGACAAAGGTGACGTTGGAGAACTTCTACAGCAACCTCATTGCCCAGCACGAGGAGCGGGAGATGAGGTAAAAATCCTCCTTGTTTCCCTTCCATACTGGATAAGAGCCAAAATTTATATTGAAGGAATTTAGTTTTCTTGTGCCAAAGcacaaataaaatcacagaCTGCTTTGTGttagaaaggaccttaaagctcatcctgttccacccccggccatgggcagggacagcttccactgtcccaggttgctaCAAGGTCCATccaaacctggccttggacacttcctgggatccaggggcagccacagctgctctgggcaccctgtgccagggcctcccaccctcacagaaaagaattccttcccaatatcccacctaaccctgtccTCTGGtagtgggaagccattccctgtgtcctgtccctccatcccttgtcccaagtccttctccagctctcctggagcccctttaggccctgcaaggggctctcacgtctccctggagccttcttctctccaggctgaacattcccagctgtcccagcctttcctcccagcagagctgctccatccctctgctcatcctggtgcctcctctggcctggctccagcagccccagccccttcctgtgctgggccctgcaggtggggtctcacctgggcaggcagagggggaaaatccccacCCTGGGGACTCAGCCCAGGGCTTGGGGGGTCTGGGCTGGGGCAtgtccagctctgcctcacccCCAAGCCCTTCTCCCAGGACTGCTCCCAGtcctttctctgtgtctgtgctgggattgCCCCAATCCATGGGCAGGACCTGCAGGAAGCCAATGCAAGGAGCCAAGGAGGGGATGCTGTGAGGAGCCACCAGTGACTGACTCAACCTGGGGCACCTCTTCAAGTTCCCCAGTCCGATATAACAAAGGactgggctgagctgtggggCTTTCCTTGGGCTGGAACTCTCTAATTTGCTGAATATCCTCAGGTTGTAGCACTGAGACTTCTGCTGTTCTCCCAGCTTGCCGTGGAGTCTATAAGCAGAATTTGGAAAATGGTGCAGTGTTGGTTTGGCTTTGCTGCCCAAGCTCTGAGGAGCTCCCCAATGCCTGCTCACTgcaagagctgcagaaatgaggaagcaatttagaaataaatattaatgtgCAAAGATATTTTCTTCAAAGCTTCAAATGAGTAAAGAGAGACTGAGCTCCACTTCAGGCAGAAATATCACTGATTTAATTAATTTCGTTCTCTTCACACAGCTCTTgcctttaaaatttatttacttattatGAGCACTGTTGTGTACTCCcaaaatctcaatttttttttctgtttaggaTCAAGACCTTGTCTGAACAAACAGACTGGACTTTCTAAGTTACATGTTTTTGTAACAACAGATGTctgtgggtgtgtaatttggaGTATAAATGGTGTTGACACTGTATCCTGAAGTGCAGATTGACCCTGTTAGGGGTACTTGGGGGAATTTCAGCATGGCTTTGCCTCACCCAGTCCTGCTGAGCTGTTTAATTCTGTGTATTGCACAGACTTTGCTACTGGAGTTGCTGGTTTGAGTGTGGATTGGGATGAGTGGGCAGGGCTCATGGAATTTGTGCAAGGGCATTTTCACTGTGAGTGATTCTGAAGAGATAACCCCAAATATTATCACAtcgcagcagctgcagagagccccaGGAGACAGGAAGAGGCTCTTGCAAAGAATGACttgcagaaagagaaggaattcTTTAGTACAATTGTAATGTCCCAAACCACCAGTCCCAGTTCAGCCAGCTGTTAATATGACTGGCACTGGGAAAAACTTCCCAGAGGATAATCATAACAAGTGTCCCCTGAAGTCATTCCCCTTTAAAGTCTtgcttcctcctttcttttctcccaaaTAATCCTTTTGTACTAAGGctgtaaatatttctgattcTTTAAGGGGGAGAACATGTACAGACAAGTTTCCTCTTCCCAAATATTTTGAGTATCTCAGGGATTAGGGAATCTAAAATAACTTTTCTCATCTTGCATGTGAATTGTTTGAAGTGCAGAGAAACTTTAAATGTGTTTGAATACCAATTCTCCCTGGAAAAAGTGAAATTCTGGTGTTTAAGTGCTTCTTATGGCTCTGGCCTGAAGTGACTTGCCCAGCTGTCAGAGACAGACAGGAACAGAACCCAGATCTCTCAATTTGTATTTGTGTACAGCAAAAATGTACACTTGAATAACTTGTGAAACTCAAGGCAGGCTTAAGTTTATTAAAACCAGAGAGGACAAGGTTGGAATTATAAAACTGGATTGTAGATTCTTCAGAATTAATTTCCTGAGTCTCTCCTGTACATCTTTACCCTCGTAACTTGCTGGCACAGACCAGAGGCTGTGGATATGTGCACCTTGTTATGAAACAACATTAATGATTCAActtgagttttttttttttttaatttgatttaaaaagcaAGGTTAATGATTCAACCTCTATTTTTCTAATTTGTCTGCTCTAGACAAAAGAAACTAGAACAAATGATGGAAGAAGAAGGCCTAAAAGATGAAGAGGTAATGAATATGGAAAAACTATCTTAATGGTTAAATAcaagaaatgttcttttctaAATGGAGATCTGGGATCTTGCCTTGGAATTGCTGTGGTGCCTGTGGAACCCACCTGCAGAACTCTCACTGGGGTCTCTTAAACTCTAGAAAAGAATCAGGAGGTCGGCACATGCACAAAAGGAGACGGAGTTCCTTCGCCTGAAGAGAACCAGGCTCGGACTGGAGGACTTTGAGTCTCTAAAAGTAATAGGCAGAGGAGCATTTGGAGAGGTGAGTCCAGAAAAAAATGACTACAAGTGTTTTTAAGTGGCTCTGGTGTTTGTTAAAGACTTGCTCAGTTTCTACAAGGGAAAGGTAACAACCACAGATGGACTTTAGCTGAGCAGTCAGGTGCAGCTGGTTTTTTACCTAAAAAATGCTGGTTCAAGACATCCTGTGCTTAAAGCAAATGGAATGATGTTGAAAAGGACCTGATGGACAGTTAAATACAGGTTTGCAGTGGGTTTTAAAGGTGGACTTAGGGAGAGGTGGAGGGCCCTTGCAAAGTCTCTTGTGGTGGCTTTGGACCACCTGCTTTAGGTGTCGGTGTCCTCTGTGTTGAAAtaactgcagctcctggcattAACAGCACTTTGTGCCATTCCTTGCACTGTGTAATGCTTTATAATCTgagataaataaatgaaatggaaGCCAAGGGCTCGATAGCCAACTGTGTCAGGAGTTGGGAATGCTGGGTTTGATGGAATCCTTGTGCCCCCAGGTGCGTCTGGTGCAGAAGAAGGACACGGGGCACGTTTATGCCATGAAAATCCTGCGCAAAGCTGACATGCTTGAGAAGGAGCAGGTGAGCAACAACAGCAGGAACTGTACCATGGATCACTCTGGGAGCTCACTGTGGTGGGTGCAGAGGAGGAGTGGGCATCTGTGCTTTTGTTTAGTGGTTAaaaattctggggtttttttacgGCTTTTCTTACAGaggaaatcagaaaaatctCTGAATTCACAAGGACTCCTTTGCTAGTGGGCTCCTTCAACACAAAGTCTTGTGCAAATGATTCGATGCAGATTTCAAAGCCAGTGTTTTACTGCATTTCTGACTACAGGATCTGATATAAATATCAGAGATAAAACTGCTGGAATTCAGagacaaaaagcagcagcatttaacattttttagACTTTCCTTTGCTGGTAGTTCTGGATATATAATGATCTGGGACAGTCATTCTGGGATGAAGCCTTTGTGTTTTCAAAAAGACATATAATGATTAGATATATTTGTAAAGAATTGAGATTTTTGTATATAGGATTTATATAATGTATAGGTTTAATAGGtgtatatataataaaatatatgtatataatcaACTACATGTTGAAGTTCTCATAGTGCCTCTGCCTTTGTGCAGAAGTTGGACTTTTGTCATCTCAATATTTGATGCTGCTCAGAATAATAATGGAATTGCCTgtgaaataaatgcatttactAAAAGTGATCCCATGCACTGTGTGTGTCCAGGTTGGCCACATCCGTGCGGAGCGGGACATCCTGGTGGAGGCAGACAGCCTGTGGGTTGTGAAGATGTTCTACAGTTTCCAGGACAAGCTAAACCTCTACCTGATCATGGAGTTCCTGCCTGGAGGTAACTCTGGGATGCAAGGGCTGCTCACCTTTTGTTTAGGATTGCTAATTTCTTCATTGCAAATGCAGTCTGGGACAGAGTGTATGTGGGTGCCCTGCAGTGGTGTTTGTACTGTATATCTGGGAGGGATCAAGATTTCTGCTTTTTAGGGTGCTGAGATGTTTGGTAGGCTTGAGGTTTCCTGTTTGGGTCTTCAAGCTGCAGGTATTTAAATTTGGCTTTAATAATCTTCTAGTTCCTATCCTTGCTATGCCCTGGCTGTCTACAGAGCCGCAGCATTTCCAACCTCTAACCTGCTGTTTTGAGCTGAACGCAGCAGAAATAGCTTTATTCTATAAATGTCTTCAGACTTGGTGAGAGTGGAGGCTGTGTGTTCACCTCTGGGGGTTTTCAGGTGACATGATGACTCTGTTGATGAAGAAGGACACTCTGACAGAGGAGGAGACGCAGTTCTACATCGCCGAGACCGTGCTCGCCATCGACTCCATCCACCAGCTGGGATTCATCCACCGGGACATCAAACCTGACAACCTCCTCCTGGACAGCAAGGTAAGGGCTGCCCATtgcctggggaggagcagagaggcCTTGGGATTGTTCATATCGACCTCAAGGGGCCTTGGCAGCTGTGGAAGAAGGTGGTGCCTCTGTATTTAGTTCCTTCCAGCTTTTGAGGGCATATCTGCCAAATTGCCCGGGAAAATCCCCAAAAGCCAGGAAAGACCCCAGCTCCACTCAGACCTTGAGCTCTTCTGCCAGCTGTTTAAACTATTTTTGGCTATTTCAGATGCAGTTTAAAGCACGTGGTTTCAGTTCCCTCATAGGCAaagctgtttccttttcctctcacatCTGTCACACTCCCACTTGCCAGCTCTGCTCGTACCAAATGTGGGACGTGGCTGttccagcagccaggctgagaaTGGAGAATCCCCCTCAGGATCAGGGTGCTCCTGAGGGCTGCCCAGGCTACCTGGTTATTGCAGGCACTTTGCAGAAAGCCTGATTGCTTCAGTGTCCTCCTTCAGTGTCACTCCAAGTTTGCCTAAAATCAAGATTTCTTGGAAAGAGTTTGCCAGCAGTAAATAATGACTTTCCCACTACCGTGGAATGCACTGGTGGAATTACTGCAGAATCCCAGAatttgggttgaaaaggaccttGAAactcatcctgttccaccctctgctgctgtcccaggctgctccaagccccatccagcctggccttgaacacttcagggctgggacagccacagcttctccaaaCAGTGTGTCCAATTCAGAATGTTTGCATCTAGACATTCACACATTAGGAGTTTGAAAAGGAGGTATATTAAATATATACACTCCTAAAAATTGTACATAGTCAGTGTGGTCACCAGGACAGATTCAGTCACTGAACTGAGGGTGTTTTTTATCTCTTGGGGCCAATACACAACCCAGGgactgcagctgcctctggagATGTTTCCTTTCACCCTGAAGTGTTTGGGAACTTGCAGAGCAAAGGTTTCCTGAAGTGAATTGTCACTGGGCTTTCTCTGTGGAGTAGCAATGGAAGTATTGATGGCTTCATTCCCTTTACACATTCAGTGCTAGGTTTAGGAAGGcaaaggacattgaggggctggagcgtgtccagagaagggaatggagctggggaagggtctggagcaccaggaggggctgagagACCacagggggctcagcctggagaaaaggaggctcaggagggaccttctgcctctccctgaCAGGgaggtgcagcca contains the following coding sequences:
- the LOC134561311 gene encoding parathyroid hormone 4-like isoform X1; this encodes MFLPQRSLQTVTLLAILFFACFAMCQDLENRRAVTEHQLMHDKGRAAQGLKRLRWLHHALGAVHTASSRDIPVPNAAWDAHKSRDPSDFNSNHGEEASSFMKQLLEPMEAQGFVPLKQLDGKIPQGEIPPRAPTAAGKQIHEATCVS
- the LOC134561311 gene encoding parathyroid hormone 4-like isoform X2, translated to MFLPQRSLQTVTLLAILFFACFAMCQDLEKRAVTEHQLMHDKGRAAQGLKRLRWLHHALGAVHTASSRDIPVPNAAWDAHKSRDPSDFNSNHGEEASSFMKQLLEPMEAQGFVPLKQLDGKIPQGEIPPRAPTAAGKQIHEATCVS